In Juglans regia cultivar Chandler chromosome 13, Walnut 2.0, whole genome shotgun sequence, the DNA window AACAAACAATCACTCACATAATTTTTCTCCAGAAATAACTCATATTTAGTTAGAATAACTTTGTTGGATTGAAATAACAATGTGTAGTCTTCCCCACTAAGTAAAGACCCACTAACAAGGTTCATTCTGGCATCTAatacgtaaaatatttttttctaatggaagagTATTTCCAGACGTTagtttgagtttaatatttccTACTTCAAATACTTGTGCAGAGGTGGAGTTACCCATTGTCACTTTCATGCCACTTGTATTTGTTCATTGGTTCTAACTGAGTCGGTCCTGGAAAACACCATATGAACTTGTGAGTTAGGCGATCTTGGTTGTTCTTTGCCTTAATTTTTCCTCTCTTATAGTAACAATTTTTGGCCAAGTTACCCAGTTTGTTACACTTAAAACAAATGGGTCTCCTCTTATCATCCTTGTTCATATAGAACTTTGATTTCAAATTGTGCCCATAACTAAGTTTACCTTATTGAATTTGGACTTCTAGTGTAATAAGTTCCTACATGTTCTGTGGTCTTCTACAATATTTGCTTTAGACTGGAAATCAAAAACCAATGGTGAAATGAGATCATTTTTCAAGTGTTGTTCTAGGGTCATAATGGCAGAGATCAAAGTTTCCATAGTCATATCTTGAGTCTCATGTCTAAGAGATAGGccaaaattcttccatgaatGAGGCAATTTGTCTATTGTACAAGCAACTTGGAGACGCTCGGTAATACTTATTCTCGGCCCGTTGGTCCAATTCATGGTAAATGATAGTTAACTCATGGGCTTGCTCTACCACAGATTTGGAATCATCCATCTTAAAGCAAAGAAATTGGCTTGCAATGTACTTACTCATTCCAGtatcttgtataccatcttttTTATCAAGAGCATTCCAAATCTTCTTGACATATTTAGGAGtcatttggattcgaagatgagttaagatgagttgtgaatagtagtgagattgttgaaatgagttgagatgagatgatttttgaaaatgttgtgtgtttggattgtgagtgagttgagatggtctTAACTTTTTGGAGATGAGATAGATGTAGGTCTGACAAATTATTGCAtagtgtttttaataaatttgttttatttataaatatatttattccttaagtaataataatttataaattacctacccaatttttattttttataatatattttataataatattttccggattccaatatttttttctaatggattttttttgtaaaatatcaactaaaattgattaatagaaattgttttaaaaattatttttaaattgtttccaaaatcgttaaataataattttggctattatatataaaataattttttattttacacccCTGTGAAGGGGGCTGGGTGAAGGCGTGGGTCCTTCGGTCTTCTGAGCATTCATTACATTAGTCCCttagaaaagtaaaaagcaaCGGTCAGTAAGCTATTTTGTcgtatatgaaaacaaataaaaaaaacacccgATAACGTCAATACACTGTTTGAATTGGAGAAGAGTTTACCGTACGGGATAAGTTGAGAtgttctaaaattatattcgaATCCAAACCACGCCTTAATGTGTaggtaaacataaaaaaaaatgtatcacttaaatgatttaaaatcctacatctatacaaattatctttttttgcATAAGTTTGGGAGTCAACAGAACATTTGGGTTCATGTAAATCATCAGAAGAGGGatcattttcaataacaaaatataatccaaatattgtaaaaaaaaaattcatctttttttgcCAATGCTTAAAATTgacttattcaaatttttcgGATGCAATAGGTTCATTTGAAGTCATGATAACAACCAATCAATTACTACACACATCTAGTTTAacaaatagaatatttatactCTAAGAAAAGTGTCCATCACAAAGTAACTCAATACcaacttctctctttctaattttttcttgttaatttacatattttctaatttacaAAGCGTTTACACATATATCacttattattcaaaatattcccATTAATACTACCtgatattaataatttctgATGCACTGCATTTTTTATTAACaatcaggaaaataaaatagagaaaagcgAGAACCTCATAATTACATTTGGAAGATGGCTTCCTGGAGCATAAGATGATGACAATTTAGCTTCAATCATGGTTTGGATATTGACAGTACTGTGATTTAATTCACATGCAATGTCTTCTAAAGTAATGATAAATCTCGATTAGAACAGCGTAAGAACTAAACAGTAGCTATAATTTGACAAACTTATGCTATACATAGTGCCATGCCGCATGCATATCCCGTGTTCCATATTGCTCAaccatttttcaattttggcaTGTAATTAagtttcatgcatgcatatacatTCATCTTTCTGGTTTGTATAAATGTTTTCCCCATCTTATTCTTTCTTCGTAAGtgtttataatttctattttgacTTAATATGACAGTATTAATGGGATAAATGTTGAATTAACTGAGGTATAGCTACTGGGTTTATAAACTCCAGATGTTTGTGTCATACCTAAGTTGAGAATCAATTGCCAGTATGAGATGAAGTGTTTGCATGTGTTCTGCAAAAACTTTCAGATAACCAAGCCTCTTAAGGTATGCATTGCGAGCTTGATCatggttttcatttttctggGCATTGTAATAACACAATACCTAGAGTGTTTTTTAAGGTTTGACGAGGAGACATTTTCTTGAAGAATGCGAAATATGCCTCAAGTTCTGAAACCTCAGTAGCCTTTTTATGGGATTAGAGGGACATCCTTAAGTGGTTGTGGTTACAGCTGAGGAATTCCCAGGTGAAAGACTGTTGCCATCGTGAAGGACAAATTAAAAGGAAGGCTGATCGAAGGAGCTAAGACAGTAGTATCTTATGTTTGATCTTGTTTTCAGAAGAGAATGAAATTCACCTAAGAAATAGATTAGAAAtggtatatatattgttaagaGATGAAAAAGTGATTTGTTTCCCTTGATTCAAAGCAAGGTTGTTGAAATCGGCATTTTACCAAAGATCTGGATTAAGGATTGAATCTTTGGACTTGAAATGCCACACTCCAATGCTTCATGTAAgggaaagaaacaaaacaaaacataaaaaaggtCCCACCGGGAGTCGAACCCAGGTCGCTGGATTCAAAGTCCAGAGTGCTAACCACTACACCATGGAACCCCTTGGTTTCTTGCGCCAAGATGCAAACTTATTTGGAGTGCAAACCAGGCCATCCCTATTCTCCAagaaactttctcaaattttcatataaaatataataaacaattcaattttttaaattttaaaacaataataatatttaaaaaaaatattttattcaactcatctaaaattatctcatctcactacaCAAACGAGCTAACATCACCAAGTTACGAAGAAAATGGGCTATAGAAAAGATGaacatgtcttttttttttgctttttttctttttttaattttttttaacttgtcaTATATCATCTACAATCTAATATGTACATGTCATGATTTACAAACAGAAGAGGCAGCTATAGAGATTGAAAGTAATGACTTCACCATTGTGAGGGTTATAATTCAACTGATCTCTTTCTTAAATTGTTGAACaaataagaaagaataaaaaataagagaatttttcttgaataattcttctcatcagttactatttattatttcatatacTGTAAAAAACATAACTGTCCGTGTGGGGTGTGAGGGTGAATAGTGACTTATGTATAGCAAAACTTACTTtccttttataaataaaaatctgttcaattattattcaagtttcaaattaattagctcAATAAGGACATCTTTTATACCTATTATACAAATCCGAATTCCAAGTTGTTtctaaaagaaacaagaaaatcacaaaaaaaaatacttgccGAACCACTCTTACAGTCTTTGCACCTACTTTTGGGTACTAAGAACCACTCTAGGTTTCAAGCTACTCTCACTTTTCTTACAAAGCTGTTTATACTTTgtaaaagatattataaatatataacattcataataataataataaattaatacagAGTCAAGGTTCAAACCTAGTTCTCCATATTATGCCTTATGCCATCTGATCCAAAATATCTAagccataataaaaaaaattaaaagcccAATTAAAGAGAAAACCTACCTTAAGTCATATTTTTAAAGATTGAATAGTTTGCTTATCCTACATAAGTGAGAGAcaaagaataataattaattgaggAGAATAACGAAAAGCCTAAGAAAGAAGTTGAAaaggattataatttttaagaaaaatgatagatatacAGACATTATTACGAtcttttatacaactatattttaaattaaaggtatatttataaaataacttataaaactaatatcactttacataaatatccttattttaaaACACAATTTTTAGCCTCGCTGGAGTTTGCGCTATAATGTGTGACATCTTTAAGAAGATGTAAATATTTACATCTACCCACCCAATTCGGTAGATAGTGTACCAATTTAATTCCATCACTGCAAAACAAAGTCCCCtcaaacttttttttcattattttttttaataatttataaaattttagaatatacaAGTCCcacaaaaattacttttaaaagtGAGTGCTTGCATAAGATCATcgtgaagaagaacaaaaaaaaaaaaggctcattTTTTTACTAgggattgtatttttttaaagagactgTAAAATTTATTCACTTTAAAACTATACGTAGTGTTACTCTACTTTGAGTATAATAAAGTTAATTAGATGACGTTTTGGGAATAAGAACATTAGGCTTCGAttgaaaattaaactcatcttaatttatctcaattcattattataatttttttaaattttaacataaaatataataaataattttaacttttttaaatctcaaaataataataatattttaatatctcaactcaactcagtttaacatccaaacgcactttaattagtttaagattTAGAACATCTGAATTCTAATTGGATAAGTACCCTTTTATACTTtccaaaaatactattttttgtgGTTAAAAATAGCTCTCTCAAATATGGATGACGACCAGATGTTATCATCCTTTCCCAAAATGTTAGTTCATTAAAATTGTTCATCTAAGTATTGATTTTAATATGATAGGATGAGACTGATGAGTATCACGTCCTTGCATAGCTGAAGGTATAATCTCATACATGCTGAGATAAACGACTGTTTTCTAAATGAAAATTTAGTTAGGGCTAGTTttgatttagagatgagatgaaataattttatataaaaaataagatgagatgaaacacttttcgAATCCAAATGGAGTCTTAGCCTTTTGAAGAAAGACCTTAATTAGAAAGTGTGAAATCAACACTTTGCTTTATTTATTgagaataatttaaattttgtatcttGAGTCTACAGGAAAGGGGTGGTGGCGCAGTTGGCTAGCGCGTAGGTCTCATAGCTTCTGAGTAATCCTGAGGTCGAGAGTTCGAGCCTCTCTCACCCCAAGTTTTTCCTTCTTCCCTTTTAATTTTGTATCCTAGCAAGTAGCAAATGGCAGTTATGGCATAGAAAGGAGAGGTTGCCCGATCAAAGGTCGTTCCTCCCAACCCATGTAGCTCCTCCGAGAATTCTTCATTTTGCAGACTCCAGaattttcactctttttgccGAGTGTAACAAACAtttagcaaaatatatataagtaacaTGATAACCAGAGGACTTTGCTTCAAATTTCATATTGCATTGACCCAGTtctttcatgtgaaaaataatataaaagaaactcTTTTGCTGCCAGTTAAAACAACATGTAATCAGCAGctttgaaatagaaaataatccTAAGCTCTCCTACAACTGAGAAACCAATTAATCCTTGTTTTGTACATCCTCACTAAATTTCTAGTCGTATCCCACTCTTAGTACGAGAGAAAAACTTCGCAAAACCATTTCGGTTCTTCTCATAGCTGACATGATTTGACAATGCAGCAGCTGAAGTttctgaagatgaagatggtGGCGAGTTCCCTTCGATTTTGTTTATTGAAGAACCAGAAATCTCATCAGCAACTCGTGAAGAATCAGAGTCTCTTTTAGGCGAAAATGTTTCATTACAATGCAACTTCCACAATTCTTCATCAGCTTTAGGAATCACTGATGCACCTGCAGAAAGCTCTGGTATGTTGGCAGTGTCAATCAAGAAGTCCTCCAGTGTTGCTAGAGATTTCAGTTGATTCCCAAGAGATGCTATTGTTTTCTGGCACTCAGCAAGTTTTCCAGCAGCTACAGCTAGATCCTCCTGATATAGACAAAAGTCTTCTGATTAGAAACTGTAaggaatataatatatttctctAATTCTCGCTAATAACCAGCGAACAATAGAAAttgataaaagtaaaaatattaagcAATTGTAGAAACCAAAAATTGGTGATGACTGACCTGCTTTATCTTCAATTCACTATTTGAGCTTGCAGTTTTCTGAAGTTCAATTTCCTGCCTCTTCATTGATAGCTCTTCCTCTAATTCCCGACACTGGACTGCAATTTCTTTGGACAAAGCCCTCTCTTTCTGAACCTCTACTTCTATAGAGTCAACTTTTGCATGCATGGTCCTTGCTTCTGCTTCCATGTCAATGAGTCTAGTCTCGACGGCTTGCTTGGTTTCTTTTGCAATATTTAGCTCCATTTGCAACTCCTCCAATTTCAGCTCTGCTTCCCTCAGCTGAAGTTGGGATGCCTCGATAGCTTCTTGACTTGTGATTAGAGTAGTCTCCAGTTCAGCTTTCTGTGCCTCTGCTTCCCTCAGCTGAAGTTGGGATGCTAAAATAGCTTCTTGAGTTGTGATTAGAGTAGTCTCCAGTTCAGCTTTCTGTGCCTCTGCTTCCCTCAGCTGAAGTTGGGATGCCTCGATAGTTTCTTGACTTGTGATTAGAGTAGTCTCCAGTTCAGCTTTCTGTGCCTCTGCTTCCCTCAGCTGAAGTTGGGATGCCTCAATAGCTTCTTGACTTGTGATTAGAGTAGTCTCCAATTCAGCTTTCTGTGCTTCCGCCTTCCCTAGCTTCTCTTCTAATTCAGCTATCCGACCAGTCATGGCTTCAAGTTCAGTTCTCAGGGAGCTGTCTTCATCGATGGATTGATGGGAAACCACTGGTGTGAGGCCATGGCTTCCGTTCTTGGTTTCAGGCAGTGCAGCAAGTCGCTCCATCTCAAGAAAATCATCCATAAGATCCATTTGAACAGAAGAGGCTTGGATATTTCTTTTAGCAGTCTTTCCATTTTTGAACTGATCAAGCTCGGCAATTAGGGCAGATGCCCATGAGTCTGAGCAACTATGCTCACACTTATTTGGATCTGAGCTACACATCTTGCGGGTATCAATTTCTCCCAAGCTGAGCCTCTCGCCATTCTCTGACTGACTATCAATGAGAGATTCAACATAAATTGAGGAGGCAGTGGTGGATTTATGATCATTAACTGAGGAGGATTTGCAAGGCATTGATCTGAGCCTCCGACACTCAGCCTCAAGCTTGGCCACCTTCTTTATGCTCTCTAAATGTTGCTTGCTGGCCATCTCAGCTGCTTGGGTACTCAAGTCTCTCTCGATTGTCCTGATTTCCAACTCCTCAGACTGCGACTGGAGCTCAAGTTTGAGAGCAGAGTTCTCTTTCTCCAAATACTCAAGTTTGTGGTAAAGATCTGGATCAACAATAGCACAAGATCCAGGTTTACCCGCGTCAGTGTTGCCCTGGAGCTCGAGAAGCTGGGTCTCAAGTTGGAGTTTGGTCGTTTCCCACTCACGAGTTTTCATCATCACAGCTTCATGGATCTTTTGCCCCTGCTCATCCCTTGCTTGTCTTAGCTGCCGAACTAGTTCTTTAAGGGCCCCATCAAGATGGCTCACCCGATCTTCAAGTACTGAGTTTTGTTGAATTGCAGACTCGAGTTGTTGCTTTAGAACAATCACCTCGTCTTCAGCCTTCTCCCAACCTAGAATTATATCGAAATGTAAGAAAGATAAGTAACGATGAAAAGAATACAGAAATTGTTTTTTCGTTTGGTTGAGATTTAAAACCATCAAACAGACTTTAGATTTCATGCAAGCTTCTAGTTTGAAACAGGATGTACAAATCCATTGCAACTAAAGTGCTGGAACCAAACAACGGTACTGTGATTGCTTGTATATGTGAGCAATACCTGCAACAGCTTCTTCTGCAACTTTTGCATGCTGCTTTACCAAATCTTCTTTGGCACTAACATTAACTAAAGCAGCTGATAACTTCTCTGTTAGGCGTTTTACACTATCATGAGTCTCTTTCTTTGATGAAGCATCACTAACTTCTTCAGCACTTGCCATAGACTTGGATGTGAGTTCGGGTGATTGAGTATTGTGATTAGGAGATGACTTGAATACCTCCTGATTCAATGAGGAGACATTGgataaaacaatattttgattCCATGGTATAACAAAAAGGATCACCTCATGCAATAGCCCCAAAGTCACCCACAAGTCAATTATATGTTAGATGAAGGGAAGAACCCATCCGGGACGAAACAAAGGTTTTAGTTAGAGTTATTAGAAATCAAGAAACAACAGCGAACTTAACTTTTTAGCAGCTTGGCTAGAGTGGCTATTTTATGAGCATGTGTAGCCGTGTAGGTGTGTGTTTGATGCCAAAATCACACCAGTCGCATCACAGGAAACTGtgtcatgagtatgcaaatccAAAGTACTGCCCAAGTATGTTTTATGGTAGTTATTTCTCCAGTTCTGTCACTTGATCTAAGACAATACATTCTAAACATTACAAGGCAAGAGGCAGACAGCAGAGGAGCTTGAGAAAATAAGACAATAAACGATACAAATGCTACTGAGAGACAAACTAGATATGGTACAAGGGGCACTCCCAAACAGAAAATGCGACCAGACATTGCACTTTAGGGCTTACCAAGGCCAAGAGAAAAAAATCCAATGCAAAGCGAAATAAAGTGGAAGTCACAAGCCCCCTTCCAACTTGGTGCAGTCTGGTTTCTTATATACAGAATACTTATTCATTCAAGATAACAAATTAGAGAAGTCATTGACAGCCCTAGAGTGAAAGGGAGAGAAGTGTGGCCATTCCATGCATGTATTGAGGAAATTTACTACACTACAAGAATTTGTTGAGGACTTGGAATAGAGGATGGCCAGGCAATCAACATTCAAACGACTGCAGGGTGTTCATATTTCCACCCAGATATAAAGAGACTTGATTACAGGCGTCGGGAAAAATGGACAGTCAGAAAGCCAACAAAGAGCTATCCCGGAATTTTCGGATTTATTTGCAAATCATTTTCTCACTGTGAAAGGTCGATGACCCAATTTTACATAATGGGAAAAAATTGAACTAGAATGCCAAGCTTCTGAGATGCCGACGAAAATTGAAACATTGCACGAGTAAGTGATTTGGAGAGAAGAATACCGAGTTTACAACAAAAAGTAGCAACACGTAAATGAATTTTTGTGAACATTATCAGGTAATTAATCAGTTAAATGCTACCAGAAAAACATCCAAGTTTCTGAGAGTCAAATTTAACACAAATTCAGTAGTGGAGAGGATTCGGCAGCATACCGGATCATCGGAGTATCTCTCCGAAGGCGAAGATACAGAACCTGAACTCTCACTTTCACCGGGGCTTTTGTCAGAAGACTTCCTCTTCCACAACCATTTCCTCTTTTCCATTGCAAGTCCCAATAGTCCAACACCAGCAAGCACCTCACAAATTGTTCATCTGCACGCACATTCACACCATCTTTCAACAGGTCACCGAAGACCTAAAATCCTCCGGAAAATTGCATCGAAAAGATAGAGAACAATCAAGCGGCTATCCAATAGCAAACTATTTCAAGTAACCGAACTACCACCAAAATATTCAAGCCTTTGAAAAGCAGAAACACGCGTCCGCTTCAACAAACTCCaagaaatttatacaaaaagatGACTTGGCTTGTGATTCTCACAACTTTGCTTCAAATCCACCCTGTTACCATACAACCCTAGCACATAAAACTCGAAATGGTAGTTTAAGTGCCGTGATTATTTGGGGACAAGATCAAAGTTCAAACGAGATTATAGAGAAAGATTTGATGGGTGACAGTCAACAAAGGGCAGAGAACACAAAGACATACATttcagaagaaaacaaaagtttGTACCTTTTCATTCACATTTAACACCTTGAACGGTTTCTGAAACAGGCTCAAGTTGTGAAATCAATAAAACCCAGGACTTGAGACTAAAAAAATGAGTACTTCCCGGCTCAAAACTAATAAATCGtccaaataaatgaagaaaGATAATTCAAACTAATGAAACAGTGGATGGGCTTCAATCTAAAAGATCCAAAACATGACTGACCCATTAAGATAAAATAGCATAAAACACAACTAACTTTCCCAGAgacaataaaaaaacacaaagaacCACTTAGAAGGAGCTAGACCCATATCAAATACCTTTG includes these proteins:
- the LOC108988340 gene encoding filament-like plant protein 3 — translated: MEKRKWLWKRKSSDKSPGESESSGSVSSPSERYSDDPEVFKSSPNHNTQSPELTSKSMASAEEVSDASSKKETHDSVKRLTEKLSAALVNVSAKEDLVKQHAKVAEEAVAGWEKAEDEVIVLKQQLESAIQQNSVLEDRVSHLDGALKELVRQLRQARDEQGQKIHEAVMMKTREWETTKLQLETQLLELQGNTDAGKPGSCAIVDPDLYHKLEYLEKENSALKLELQSQSEELEIRTIERDLSTQAAEMASKQHLESIKKVAKLEAECRRLRSMPCKSSSVNDHKSTTASSIYVESLIDSQSENGERLSLGEIDTRKMCSSDPNKCEHSCSDSWASALIAELDQFKNGKTAKRNIQASSVQMDLMDDFLEMERLAALPETKNGSHGLTPVVSHQSIDEDSSLRTELEAMTGRIAELEEKLGKAEAQKAELETTLITSQEAIEASQLQLREAEAQKAELETTLITSQETIEASQLQLREAEAQKAELETTLITTQEAILASQLQLREAEAQKAELETTLITSQEAIEASQLQLREAELKLEELQMELNIAKETKQAVETRLIDMEAEARTMHAKVDSIEVEVQKERALSKEIAVQCRELEEELSMKRQEIELQKTASSNSELKIKQEDLAVAAGKLAECQKTIASLGNQLKSLATLEDFLIDTANIPELSAGASVIPKADEELWKLHCNETFSPKRDSDSSRVADEISGSSINKIEGNSPPSSSSETSAAALSNHVSYEKNRNGFAKFFSRTKSGIRLEI